The following coding sequences lie in one Rutidosis leptorrhynchoides isolate AG116_Rl617_1_P2 chromosome 6, CSIRO_AGI_Rlap_v1, whole genome shotgun sequence genomic window:
- the LOC139852400 gene encoding TATA-box-binding protein-like has protein sequence MADQVLEGSQPVDLSKHPSGIVPILQNIVSTVNLDCKLDLKAIALQARNAEYNPKRFAAVIMRIRDPKTTALIFASGKMVCTGAKSEQQSKLAARKYARIIQKLGFPAKFKDFKIQNIVGSCGVNFPIRLEGLAYSHSAFSSYEPELFPGLIYRMKQPKIVLLIFVSGKIVLTGAKARDETYAAFENIYPVLAEFRKNQQ, from the exons ATGGCAGATCAAGTGTTGGAGGGTAGCCAACCAGTTGATCTTTCTAAGCATCCATCAGGAATTGTTCCTATTCTTCA GAACATTGTGTCTACTGTCAATCTCGATTGCAAGCTAGACTTGAAGGCCATTGCACTTCAAGCTCGCAATGCAGAATATAACCCTAAG CGTTTTGCTGCTGTAATCATGAGGATAAGAGATCCGAAAACAACGGCTTTGATTTTTGCTTCAGGAAAAATG GTATGTACAGGAGCCAAGAGTGAACAGCAGTCAAAACTGGCCGCACGAAAG TATGCACGGATCATTCAAAAACTTGGGTTCCCGGCCAAATTTAAG GATTTCAAGATTCAGAACATTGTTGGCTCATGCGGTGTAAACTTTCCCATTAGACTTGAAGGCCTTGCTTACTCTCATAGTGCCTTTTCAAGT TATGAACCTGAACTGTTCCCGGGGCTGATATATCGAATGAAACAACCAAAAATCGTGTTGCTTATCTTTGTTTCGGGGAAAATTGTTCTTACAGGAGCCAAG GCCAGAGACGAAACTTATGCTGCTTTTGAGAACATATATCCTGTCCTTGCTGAATTCAGAAAAAATCAGCAGTG A